In Thermococcus stetteri, the following proteins share a genomic window:
- a CDS encoding cyclase family protein translates to MIVDLSLSLSEETPVYPGDPEIKVRPWAFIDTDGYYMNVIKMGEHSGTHVDAPAHFVPGGKTVDELPLEKFIGKAFVVDVRDGEGPVQLEEIPDSGYYGKIVLFLTGGRELSPEVALFLVAEGVKAVGTDHMTIGDETTHTIFLSEEIPVFENLANLEEVLGEEFTFIAFPLKIEGGSGSPVRAVAILG, encoded by the coding sequence ATGATAGTTGACCTCTCCCTCTCCCTCAGCGAGGAGACGCCCGTCTACCCCGGCGATCCTGAGATAAAAGTCAGGCCCTGGGCCTTCATAGATACCGACGGCTACTATATGAACGTCATAAAGATGGGAGAGCACTCGGGGACACACGTTGATGCTCCCGCGCACTTTGTTCCCGGCGGAAAAACCGTCGATGAGCTTCCCCTCGAGAAGTTCATTGGTAAAGCCTTCGTCGTCGATGTCAGAGATGGTGAAGGGCCCGTTCAGCTTGAGGAGATACCAGATTCCGGCTACTACGGGAAGATAGTCCTCTTCCTCACAGGCGGCAGGGAACTCTCCCCAGAGGTTGCCCTCTTCCTCGTTGCAGAGGGGGTTAAGGCCGTTGGAACGGATCACATGACAATAGGTGATGAAACGACCCACACCATATTCCTTTCCGAGGAAATCCCGGTCTTTGAGAACTTGGCGAACCTTGAAGAAGTTCTTGGGGAGGAGTTTACGTTCATAGCGTTCCCGCTGAAAATAGAGGGCGGTTCAGGAAGTCCCGTGAGAGCAGTTGCCATTCTCGGTTGA
- a CDS encoding ribonuclease P protein component 4 — protein sequence MGKKDIRRREQREKKKIARERVETLFTLAERVFPYSQELANRYVEIALEVQQKAKIRLPRKWKRRYCKRCHSFLVPGVNARVRLRDRPYPHVVITCLNCGHIMRYPYLREKKARRKYTTKSTENGNCSHGTS from the coding sequence ATGGGGAAGAAGGACATCAGGAGAAGGGAGCAGAGAGAGAAGAAGAAAATAGCCCGAGAAAGGGTGGAGACCCTTTTCACGCTCGCGGAGAGGGTATTCCCATACTCACAAGAACTGGCCAACAGGTACGTCGAGATAGCGCTCGAAGTCCAGCAGAAGGCTAAGATAAGGCTTCCGAGGAAGTGGAAGAGGCGCTACTGCAAGAGGTGCCACTCCTTCCTCGTTCCCGGGGTCAATGCTAGGGTCAGACTCAGGGATAGGCCGTATCCTCACGTTGTCATAACCTGTCTGAACTGCGGTCACATAATGCGCTATCCGTATCTGAGGGAGAAGAAGGCAAGGAGAAAGTACACAACCAAATCAACCGAGAATGGCAACTGCTCTCACGGGACTTCCTGA
- a CDS encoding MBL fold metallo-hydrolase, whose product MPEREYPCMKRVAKDLYKIKAGKYSAFSYLITADINVLIDTGLMSDYPRLEEALLELGLRPGDIDIVLNTHEHCDHVGGNLYLQDVAVIGAYKYAAVKIRYGDDEVMRCRHHGELFPGSKVHLWLNNADVIDAGSWVLKVVHTPGHTSGSMCLYEPRKRVLFSGDTLFANGTVSNIYDSGSLGEYFNSLRLLKTLKIDHLYPGHGWESKNVERDIKLTIKRVIEKFPNRKYLLRILSEEGKVYID is encoded by the coding sequence ATGCCCGAGAGGGAATACCCCTGCATGAAGAGGGTTGCTAAAGACCTGTACAAAATCAAGGCGGGAAAGTATTCGGCTTTCTCATACCTCATAACGGCCGACATAAACGTCCTGATAGACACGGGGCTGATGAGCGATTATCCAAGGCTTGAAGAGGCCTTACTTGAGCTTGGGCTTAGGCCGGGCGATATAGACATCGTCCTCAACACCCACGAGCACTGCGACCACGTCGGCGGCAACCTCTACCTTCAGGACGTTGCTGTGATCGGGGCCTACAAGTACGCCGCGGTGAAAATCCGCTATGGGGACGACGAGGTTATGAGGTGCAGGCACCACGGAGAGCTCTTTCCAGGGAGCAAGGTTCACCTGTGGCTGAACAACGCCGATGTAATCGACGCTGGCTCGTGGGTGCTGAAGGTAGTCCACACCCCTGGCCACACTTCAGGGAGCATGTGCCTCTACGAGCCGAGGAAGAGGGTGCTCTTTTCCGGCGACACCTTATTTGCCAACGGCACGGTCTCCAACATCTACGACTCGGGCAGTCTGGGAGAGTACTTCAATTCCCTCAGGTTGCTCAAGACACTCAAGATAGATCACCTCTACCCGGGCCACGGCTGGGAGTCCAAGAACGTCGAGCGCGACATCAAGCTGACGATCAAGAGGGTCATAGAGAAGTTCCCGAACAGGAAGTACCTTCTCAGGATACTCTCCGAGGAAGGGAAAGTTTATATTGATTGA